ATAGTGAGTGATTCGGTGAACGTGAGTCATGCGAAGCCAGAGACGACCAAGGTGGCGGGAGATACGGTTTATTTTCGATATCAGCCGGATCGTTCATTTGCTTACGATGATCAAGTCGCAGTTCATATTCATGCGGTGGATAAATCGGTGAAACAGAATCGGGCGGAAAAGGAGTATGGGTTTAGAACTGAGGTAGGGGATACGACAGGTCCAGAGATTATTCCGTATTATCCGTCTCCATATGCCGAGGGAGTTCCGATAAATACGGTTATTACCTTTGCAATTCGAGATAAAGGGATTGGCGTAGATGATGAATCGATTTCGATCGAGGTGAGGAGCAAGACCACGGGCATCATTGTCGGGGAGATTTACAGGTTAATTGTTAAAAAGGACAGTGTCTATTGCAGGTTTGTTCCTACCAATTTGTTAACATATGATGATATCGATACAGTTTTCATTCGGGCTGCTGATAAAGCGAAGAATTTTTCGAATGGGTCTTATTGGTTTAAGACGGGATCGCCACCACCAGATTGGACAGGTCCAATGATCAATCCCTATGATCCTTATCCTGACCAGATAAATGTGCCAGTGGATGCGGCGGTTCATTTTTGGGTGTGGGATAGTTCAGGAGTGGATGTTGATTCAGTATTTTTGGATATAGTGAGTGATTCGGTGAACGTGAGTCATGCGAAGCCAGAGACGACCAAGGTGGCGGGAGATACGATTTATTTTCGATATCAGCCGGATCGTTCATTTGCTTACGATGATCAGGTCGCAGTTCATATTCATGCGGTGGATAGATCGGTGAATCGGAATGGGGCGGAAAAGGAGTATGGGTTTAGAACTGAGGTAGGGGATACGACAGGTCCGGTGATCAATCCCTATGATCCTTATCCTGACCAGATAAATGTGCCAGTGGATGCGGCGGTTCATTTTTGGGTGTGGGATAGTTCAGGAGTGGATATTGATTCAGTATTTTTGGATATAGTGAGTGATTCGGTGAACGTGAGTCATGCGAAGCCAGAGACGACCAAGGTGGCGGGAGATACGGTTTATTTTCGATATCAGCCGGATCGTTCATTTGCTTACGATGATGAGGTGACGGTGCATATTCATGTGGCAGACAAATCATTAAAGCATAATGCGTCGGATAGAATCTATAGCTTTAATACGGAATCAAAACCACTTATAGATCTTACCATCTCCTTTGATAAGCTAAAAAAGAAAGAAATTAAAGCTAATGAGAAAATTAAGTTGAGTGTGACAGCAAAAGCTATGTATGGAGATTGTCTTGAGACTTTTTGGGTTTGCTTTTATTTGAATGATGCTAATCATGAAATAAGTGGTCGCGAGCTCAAAGAATTAAAAAAAGATGATTCGACGAAGGTAGAGTCGGGAGATTTTAACATCGGCGTGGAAGGGAAATATAGGTTAATAGTTAAGATCGATGCTAAACCATTCCCGAATGGAAAAATTGAGGAAATTGATGAAAAAAATAATAGCGACACACTCGAAATAAAAGTTCTACCTGATTTAATCGTTCGACCGAATCCATTTACACCGAACGATGATGGTATTAATGATGATTCGGAGTTCGATTTCAATCAGTTTAATGTAGACGAGCCGATAGTGCGAATTTTCGACGTTCACGGCAGGGAAGTGAGAAAGCTCGATCAGCCAGCTGAAGATAAGCGTTTTTACTGGAATGGTAGAGATAGCAATGGTAAGCCGCTATTGCCGGGCATGTATCTGTACATTTTCTCCGATCGGGACAAGATTCTCGCCCGAGGCTGCGTCGTTATTGTCAGATGATCAACTCTATGGTGTTCAATTATGAAAACAACGGCCATTAAAATATTTCTGATTACCTTCATATTCATGGGAATGGGTCATGGGAACGCGCAGGATCTGATCCGCACTAATCCTGCGGATCTATCCGATCCACAGGCATTGTTTATTAATCCAGCGTTGTTGCCCTATCAGAATCTTTCGTTCAATATAGCGATGAAAATTTTGCACGCTGGATTTTTGGAAGGCAACGGTCTCGGCCTGAGACATTTCCACAACAGTATTACTTTTCCAAAACCGTTATTGAATAATTTGGGTCTTGGGATGACGTGGCAAAATTTTGATTCTCCGTTCCATACCGATAACGGGATTGGAATCTCTTTAGGTTATTCCTTTGGGCCTGGCCTTTCGCTGGGAGTGAGCATGAATGGCAGCAATTTTCATCTTGACAGCGATAAAATGACGGAGGTTGAGCTGAAAGACCCATTGTTGGCCAATCGACTCGGTAAATGGTATTATAGCTATGGTATGGGGCTATTTGTGAGGCCGAGCTCAAAGCTTAGCCTCGGTTTGAGCATGAACAACATGAATCGGCCTTCAAAATCATTCGAAGATTCGAACAATAAAGAAGAAAATCGTGTCCCTTTTATTGCTGATTTTGGAATTAAATTCCATGTGAGTCGCCTCATAGGGTTCTCCTTGTTCAGTAATTGGCAAGAAAATATATATAGTCCTGGCTTTGTGGCTGAGGCGCTGCTAGAGAACGATGCTGGTTTGATCCGAGCTGGATATGTGGATCGTGGCCTCATGTTCGAAGGGAGAATAGCGATCGGCAGCGGATTTGGAATCAGCTACCGTCTCGATTATCCTTTATCTGAAATCAACAAAGTGAGCTATGGTTCGCATCAAATTGGATTCGGATGGAATTTAAGATTTAATTCCGATTATACTTTCAATATTAGGGCCTCTGAAGACACGGTTCGAATTATTAAAGAATACTACAAGATCAGAATTCATAAAGCAGAGAATCGAGATAAATTATTTGAGCATTTGGATCCCGAGGATTGGAAGTATCCAGATAAAATTGATAAGAAAGAAGAAATTCGGGGTGAACACGCGAAAAAAGTTGGCATGACGCTTGACGATATTGGAGGAGTCTTTGCCCACAATAATTATTTGGACGCATATAAAGAGACTTTCGCCCAAATTAGGGATTATGTCAAAAAAATGAATAAAAATCTTACAATCGATATTTACTACCGAGATGCTGTTACTGCCGAGCGAGCCATCGTTATTAAGAATTTTTTAATTGACAGTTTGAGTTTTAGCCCCAAAAATGTGGTTTTGCATCAAGAGAAAAACGGGGATGGGAATCGAGATGAGATCAAACTCAAGCAAGCGAAGAACGATAGCCTACGCTTATTGGTCGAGCAGGAAGCGGCGCTGGCGCGATTTAACAATTCCGATTTTATTGAGATCAAAACGGAACCTGTTGAGTCGATAGAGCCCAAAAAGATATTCTTTCATATTACAGATGC
Above is a window of candidate division KSB1 bacterium DNA encoding:
- a CDS encoding gliding motility-associated C-terminal domain-containing protein — translated: IVSDSVNVSHAKPETTKVAGDTVYFRYQPDRSFAYDDQVAVHIHAVDKSVKQNRAEKEYGFRTEVGDTTGPEIIPYYPSPYAEGVPINTVITFAIRDKGIGVDDESISIEVRSKTTGIIVGEIYRLIVKKDSVYCRFVPTNLLTYDDIDTVFIRAADKAKNFSNGSYWFKTGSPPPDWTGPMINPYDPYPDQINVPVDAAVHFWVWDSSGVDVDSVFLDIVSDSVNVSHAKPETTKVAGDTIYFRYQPDRSFAYDDQVAVHIHAVDRSVNRNGAEKEYGFRTEVGDTTGPVINPYDPYPDQINVPVDAAVHFWVWDSSGVDIDSVFLDIVSDSVNVSHAKPETTKVAGDTVYFRYQPDRSFAYDDEVTVHIHVADKSLKHNASDRIYSFNTESKPLIDLTISFDKLKKKEIKANEKIKLSVTAKAMYGDCLETFWVCFYLNDANHEISGRELKELKKDDSTKVESGDFNIGVEGKYRLIVKIDAKPFPNGKIEEIDEKNNSDTLEIKVLPDLIVRPNPFTPNDDGINDDSEFDFNQFNVDEPIVRIFDVHGREVRKLDQPAEDKRFYWNGRDSNGKPLLPGMYLYIFSDRDKILARGCVVIVR
- a CDS encoding type IX secretion system membrane protein PorP/SprF, translating into MKTTAIKIFLITFIFMGMGHGNAQDLIRTNPADLSDPQALFINPALLPYQNLSFNIAMKILHAGFLEGNGLGLRHFHNSITFPKPLLNNLGLGMTWQNFDSPFHTDNGIGISLGYSFGPGLSLGVSMNGSNFHLDSDKMTEVELKDPLLANRLGKWYYSYGMGLFVRPSSKLSLGLSMNNMNRPSKSFEDSNNKEENRVPFIADFGIKFHVSRLIGFSLFSNWQENIYSPGFVAEALLENDAGLIRAGYVDRGLMFEGRIAIGSGFGISYRLDYPLSEINKVSYGSHQIGFGWNLRFNSDYTFNIRASEDTVRIIKEYYKIRIHKAENRDKLFEHLDPEDWKYPDKIDKKEEIRGEHAKKVGMTLDDIGGVFAHNNYLDAYKETFAQIRDYVKKMNKNLTIDIYYRDAVTAERAIVIKNFLIDSLSFSPKNVVLHQEKNGDGNRDEIKLKQAKNDSLRLLVEQEAALARFNNSDFIEIKTEPVESIEPKKIFFHITDAKVRRVSRWRILIADLLGEPFHVINGFNVIENLVEWDGFLEDGTLIEPGNYYYQFQYSFDGGNTWIPKNPKRQMLTFVRVVKAKTTEISSGFSNNFELLREVIIRLKEPVNGDEEEQ